One segment of Chionomys nivalis chromosome 1, mChiNiv1.1, whole genome shotgun sequence DNA contains the following:
- the LOC130885582 gene encoding NKG2-A/NKG2-B type II integral membrane protein-like, with protein sequence MSNERVTYIELNVSKDSRDQKRQPRDTRSSISVNEQEITYVEFSFQNTSPEHPSICRDCWCKGFPSPLEKLITVILSIVSFVLMVLIITVAKSHNNHSSAQPCSSCPKEWMSYSHSCYYISGEKKSWTDSLESCKAKNSSLLYIDSEEEQEFLISLSLFAWTSVFRESRDHLWVWKKDSTFKPKIREVSHVEQNCVVLSSSGLTADKCTDLHSYLCKHKFTN encoded by the exons ATGAGTAATGAAAGAGTCACCTACATAGAATTGAATGTGTCGAAGGATTCAAGAGACCAGAAAAGGCAACCAAGGGACACCCGCAGCTCCATCTCAGTAAATGAGCAGGAAATCACCTATGTGGAATTCAGCTTTCAAAATACTTCTCCAGAGCATCCCTCAATCTGTAGGGACTGTTGGTGCAAAG GTTTTCCATCTCCTCTGGAAAAACTCATCACTGTGATCCTGAGCATCGTCAGTTTTGTCTTAATGGTTTTAATTATTACAGTTGCCAAATCAC ATAATAATCATTCTTCAGCACAGCCTTGTAGTTCTTGTCCAAAGGAGTGGATGTCATATTCCCACAGTTGTTATTACATTAGTGGGGAGAAAAAAAGTTGGACTGACAGTTTGGAGTCCTGCAAAGCCAAAAACTCTAGTCTGCTTTACATAGATAGTGAAGAGGAGCAG GAATTTCTGATATCCCTCTCACTGTTTGCATGGACTAGCGTCTTTCGGGAGAGCAGAGATCACCTCTGGGTTTGGAAAAAAGACTCAACTTTCAAACCAAA GATAAGAGAAGTTTCCCATGTTGAACAAAACTGTGTCGTGCTGTCATCCTCTGGCCTCACAGCAGATAAGTGTACGGATTTACATTCATATCTTTGTAAGCATAAGTTCACCAACTAA